The Nymphaea colorata isolate Beijing-Zhang1983 chromosome 7, ASM883128v2, whole genome shotgun sequence DNA window CAGTGTGCATTTTCCTTCTGTTTCTTTAGAATTTGAAAACTACGGCTGAATTTTTTTGATGATTATGTTGCAAAATTCGTGGAAAACTCATTAGCTCtcatttgttattatttgttatatatttttttgagtCCCTGAAATTTTTCTAAGAAatgcaaaatatgaagaaaaatgcTTCTGGAAGAAAACTTCtcgaaaattttgaagtttgtaACCATGGTCTCAGTTTCACTTCATTTGTATTGGGGGTGTGTGTGtctgagagaaaaagggagagagttTGTGTTTGCGCCTGCATTCCTTTTGGAGAAATGGTGCAAGCACCAGCACATTCATTTTGCAACCACACCCACTTTTATTCGACAATGGATTTTCTCTTGCGAGCCTGTTTTTGTCTAATCTTGGATTTGATTATGCTATGCTTTCTTATGTGGACTCATATTCTACTCATAATTAATCTGTTGAAATTAAGCCTTATGATTTGAGATTATGTGATCTCATTGGTGAATCAGATGCGAAAGTTGTATCGGAAGTTTCTTTTAGTcttggaaacttttttttttatgcaaacaGTTCATATTCTCTAATTCCTTTGTTGGCGAGGGGATTGTAGCCTTGTATGTATTAACCTCAATTATGTTTAACAGAAGAGAGATCTGGAATAACTGAAttggaattttttttgcttgaccAGGAATGGCTCTATATTTTGCCAGTGATATAATTGATAACGCATCTAGGGATCTAAATCATGGCATTCAAGGGCGTGGGTTTATCTCTTTCCCAATGCTTTCTTCAAAACATGTAACTGAAGCTTCAAATGTGACTAAGAAACGAAAGAGGAAGCTTGCTTCTGGAGGCCCAGAGGATAACTCCAATCCACTGCAAGCTGAAGTTTTCAGTGACCAGCCAAATGTTCCTTTCTCAGTGCTGATATCTGCTCTTCAGGCAATAGAAGCTCTTCTTATGGTGGTATGCAAATATTTTATACTTTGAAGTGGTTGCGGTTTTTGAACCGTTGATCACCTGTTAGTGGTTGTAGATTTGTCGTGGATTGAGCGAAGCATGCCTGTTGGTCATAAAATTCAGCTGCAAGTGAAAGGATGCACGAGTCCAATTGCATTATCTCAATGTAGGGTCAAATTCTTCTACTAAAGTAGCTCCACGTCATGGTAAAGACTCAACAAGATAGTGACACGTGTTAcatcatatatgcatatattttagAGCCTCTTATTGTAATAAAAAGAGATTTTTAAAAGTAAGAcggtgaaaaaaaattataaaatgaatatCCTTTTGTAAATGACAACAAAagagctatgtcacacgggcaCATATGATTTGGCCAAGTACCCGTGTCTGTACACGGGTACGATGACACATGTAGGGGACCACATAGATTCTATaatttttctctccctttcctttaattttgagaacttttgtggattattatatatataatgtatatatttatgtatatgctCTGTCGTACCCTTGTACCCATAATTCTCAAAACTGGTGTGCCGTACCCGCAACCCCTGTGACTTAGCTAGACGCCTTCAGCCTAAGCAATGAGTACTGCCTACCATACCTTGGTGCTTCTCACAATACAGATTGTCAAAGTTTCAGTTTCACTGTGTGTGTAGTTTCAGCTGTCTGATTTTTGTGACCATTCGAAACTTGTTTTCCAGTATATCCACCGTGGTTAAAATCATGCATAATTTTGGTTACTGCAAAAAAAGGGCTTTTGTTTTGTGCATTACTCTACCATGTAATGCTAGAGCCATTGTCTTTTCCTGGCGCATGTTTTTgtaaatacacatttttttttaagttaacaGCTGGCTTATTTCACGTTTCCTGATGGTTTTACCTTTCATATACTCATTTTGAGTACAATGTTTACACCTTTTGTTATTTCTACATGCCTCTTAGGACAGGTAATTGTCTTGTGACGACCATCTAAATTAAATTGTTTAGTTTAAATCGTGGAGAGCCAAGGCCTGTGTTGCTTGCTCCATTCATATTTGTGGAGGCACAATTTCATACTGTGTAAATCTGAAAATGTGACGAAAATTCTTGATATTGCATATACATCAGCCTTAggtgggtttttcttttcttgtttactAGTGTTTCTCTTTGAGGTTGATACTGATTTCACtgaaatcaacatttttctatGATTATACAAGGGTGGCTCTTTACGTTCCCAGAGCTGGAGGCCAGATGTTGATCTTCTCTTGATGCGTGTGGCTTCCAGAGCTTGTGAGGAAGGCTGGTCATATGTGGATTCTGACATTATTATGGAAGATAGAAGTTTTAGCTGGGCAGATTTTCAGCTTGCTGCACTTAAAGCACTGTTGGCATCTTTGCTTTCTCCATGCACTCATAGGCCACCATATTTGTCATACGGCCTTGCACTTTTCCGTAAAGGTTATTCTTTTGCAACTTCAACCATTTTTTCTTGATATATGATAATCAGATGAATCATCTACTTtgtcctctctctttctcacacagAGACTCAAATATTTGAGAATACTATGGAAAATTTTAGTACACAAGTACAGCTTCTGACCAGTGACCCAAGGGCTCCAGTCTGGCCGTTTGGGTTTGGTCTAAGGCCTCCAAATTGGAGATGTGGAGTTCAGTCTATGGGGTGCATACCCCTCTTTTGAAGTTGAAGCAGGCGAAGACTTTCCTAGTGGCAAGAGAAGTGAATACAGGTTTTGCATTATGGGACAACCAAAACTAAACTCCTGTTCACCTCCAAATAACTTAGTGGTTTTCAAACCAGTTGAGAAGGTGCAGGCGTGCAGCATTTGGTTGCATTTATTAGAAGGGAACAATGCATGTTATTCAGGATTTCCTTATTAACAGTTGGTGTGAGCCAACTAAATGGAAGTGCTGGAGCATGTTTTGCCATATTCATTTAACATAAGTCTTAGACAGTACTGACAGCTTGATGGTTGCAGGTAAGCAGGAAGCAGGGACCCAGATTGCAGATTTCTGTGCACACGCTCTTCTGGCTTTGGACTCTCTTATTCATCCACGTTCTCTTCAGTTAATTTCACCTCCTCTTGGTGGCAATGGTGACTTTAGTCAGAGGTTTGATTTGCTAGTTAATGAAAATAGGAAATCTCATGTTCCCTTTTCCCaagaacaaaaatcaaaatttcccGGAATGAACTGTCCAAGCATGCAAAAACCTGATAAGCGGAATCTCCCAATTGACGCGGCTGATATTTATCCAGATGACAAGTTATGTATGGGTTGGTTGGCAGATATGGAAGAAAATGACACTGACACCCTTTATAACAGCGAAGAAGTCCAAGTTGATTGTCAGACTGAATCTACAACGTTTAAACTCAACACAGTAGAAAAAACACAATGCTGTTTGGTTGTGGATGCAGAGGGCATTTTGAAGGAAAACACCAGAAACACTAGCTTAATTGTAGTGCCACAAACACAAGTGGCTATAAATGCCACAGCTGCGGATAAGAGTGCAGTTGAGGAGCTAGAGGGCCATGGTCTGCAACCACCAGTTCATATGAAAGAAGGCAATTCAGGTGAAACTGAAGGTGCTGAGTCGAAGGGCATGGAGCCGCTAAAGCCAGTATCTTCACCATCAAAAGAAGCTGTGGTGTCAGCTGGAGTTTCGGATATTGTTTCTGAAGACCTATTTTTTAACAGATTTTCTTCATATAACAGCGAAGAATTTGCGAAGCAGTCATCAGACTCAGAGAGCCTTCCGGATATTGTAGATGGTGATCCGGATTCAGACTAAAAGCACATGTGCAGTTATGCAGTTCAGCCGTCTGTATCATGTGTATGTTTTCAGTTTTGAATTCTTTCAGGTAGGGGTACGTTCACTtgagaaaagcaaaagagagcCGAGGAAGACACAACTACTTGTAGTCAATCgaaatataaaatattcattttatgaATAGAAGTCttaattcttaatttttattgtaTATGAAAGTTATTGACTCTTTTCGTAGATGTTAGCATACCTTTTATACAGTTAATTTGGGAGCTAGTTATTGTACGAATGAATGAGCTTGATAACATGAAACGGATGGCTTTTgtattttcctttaaaattttcttcaagtGCTTGTACACAAGCCGACGGAACCTTTACTTCATACTCGTGAACTAGTTTAAGATTTGCTTATGAAGGCAGACACGCTTGTTCTCAGCTTGTTTCTTCGATCATCTGATCAAGTGTACACTTTTGGTCAAGTGTACTGTTCTCTTGCTTAAAGGaaacctttttctttatgttttttcatgagcctaaaataaaatgaaaactttgATGGTGGGTAAGGGTAAGGACTGTGATAGGAATTACTGAACAGTAACGATTTCGTTTGTAAAATAGTTCGGCTAGAAGCTTTTAAGCCTCTGGCTTTTGTTTTTGAGGTTTGGCTCGCTCGTGAGTTTCACAAGGTTCTGTTAAGAATAAATTGCAAAGATACTATAAATTTATTTATAGCATTTGAATGGTTGGCAAAGGAGTTTCAACTGCTAACTCTTTGACCAAGTTTTCCTTCAATGCTTTCCCCGTTAATCATAGTGataaaactaataaattttttGCCGGCCATTGGTAAAATGCCTAGAGTTTGAGCAAAACAATTGAGGGTCATGATACCAAGCTCGAAGAATTATATGATTTTTATTGAAAGATCATTTTAGGAGAAAATGCAGTAAGCATGGGCTATCGTATAGAGGCCCTTGATGATGATGCACGATGGTTAGCTGGCTGAAGGCGTAGTTGAATGGGGTTGGAGAAACAGCACCAACCACTCACGACTAAAGCTggaatctttttccttttaactgGAGAACGGAAGGCAATGTGGTGGAATAATTTGTCTCAAACATCACAAACATAGATGGTGTTGATGATTCTTTTTTGAGGACCTTGTGCATTAGCTTCAAACAGCTTCATTTACAGATCATGTTATGGAGGACAAAACTCAAAGTTTAAAGGCCATAATATGagaaatcaaatcaattttgaatACTTTAGTGCCCCTGTGGTTGGTTAGCATTGAAGTTTCTCTCCAAATGGTAGCTGATGTTGTAGCTTTGGTGGAGGTGCTAAAACGAACTGGGAACTAGGCTAGGAAAAAAATTGCTTATGAAGACGTTGTCGGGGTCTAGCCATGAGATGCCTATTCCTCTCTAATTGGAGCACTTTTCAAGTGGCAACTTGGTGGTGCAGTCACTTCCTCAAAAGTTCCTTCATATGCTCTGAATTCATGAAATTACCTGGTGATGGTGCACCTGAATTGATTTGTCTTGCCAATGGAAAAAGATTGCTGCAAAAGCTCTTGTTGTAGTCGATTCCATGTTGTGATCCTAACTGTTGAATACAAGGATTTGAGCATGTGCTCCGCTTTATTCTCTAGAGAGAATAGTAATAGTTAAGACTCAGTGCATAATTCCCCAAGTTATTTATCCCAACCATATCACACAAGTCAAAGAACTCATCCACATGCTTATATATAAGATCCCAACCATGAAAAGATGGCAATATGTTGATGATGTTGGCTTCAATCTATTTTGGGTTACCGTCTCGTGTCTAACAAACATAGCTCCTGCTTCATCATCTCTATTGCATGGCGTCTCTTCGTCTATGTTAGGCTGTCTACTGTAGAATGCTCCTAACTGAGTTGTGCATACATCTCGCTCTCCATCTCTTCTCAATGCATGAATTACATATAAGCATGTGGTCTGTCTCTAATTCAAAGGAGCGTGGACTTGTTTCCGATGGACATAGCACTTGCTTGCAATGCATTTGATCATGTTGTCAGAGCCATTCTAGAGTAGAGATGCGGCATTCATAAATGTATGTCATCTACTATGTgagtaaaagttttttttttatgctcaACGAAACTACACCACCATGAAGAAGGAGCCACTCATTGTGGTCCCTGCCTTGAAGGCATTTAGGTCATATTTGCTTGGCAGTGTGGTTATAGCTTACTTAAATCATGTTACTTTGCAGCATTTGGTGAGTAAAAAGGACATTAAGTCCAAACCATTTCATTGGATCATGCTATTATGAGTTAATATCAAGATTTGAGACAATTATAATTCAAAAAACACTATAGCAGATCACATGTTCAGTTTGACCATTGAGATATCATGTGAGGAGGGATAAATCGACAAACATTATTTGGATGAATAGGTCTTTGGATTGCTCCCAGTGTGTAAATGTCATTAACAACTTGGTGATTGGGAGCATCTGAGCAGTAAAGCAAAGCAAAGAAGGATCATCTTAGCTTGTAGACTAGATATTACTTTACAATTTGGAAGAAACCAAAGATCAAGATGATGGTACATTCTAGAGGAAGAAAATATGTCcattttgtgttatttttgcCAACTTGCATGTGAGACCACTTATTTGATCTTAAGATAGTGCGAAGTTGCCATAGTCTGGATTTAATGCTTATGAATTTTACAAGTCATGCACTCGGTGCTAGAAGACTAGTGTTGTTGGAAAGGGATAGATGATGTTATTAACCCTCATGCTATTTGTTATGACATTCTCTTATGCCTGGAGAGTATATTTTATGGGATAATTTGCACATTCTCCTAAatgcatatatttttgttgtggtGGACTATGTGTCCAAATGGGTGGAGGCCAAGTCCATTAGGATGAATGACCATAAGGTCGTGCTGAAGTTTATTAAGATCAATATTTCATCAGGTTTTAAATGGAACACCATTGTTTTGGATGAGGGAAGCACTTCAAGAAATTAGCATGTTCCTTCTTTACTTAAGAACTGGTACGTACATCAGAACATATCCACCTTATATCGCCCATAAACAAGTAGGCAAGTTAAGATTTCTAATGGTGGGACTGAATTCATTTTAAATATGATGATGAGACCAAATTGTAGGAATTTCTTTGTATGAGTAGATGTTACACTCTGGGCATGACCATGTTGAAAACTTCTATTGACATGTCATCCAGCCATTGGTATTTCGGAAGACATGCCACTTGCTTGTGAAGATATGCACAATCTTTGACATGGAACTACTCTTTTAGTTGATTTTCTTATTGTTAACAACTTAGACATGCACaatctttttctctattttagagCATATGTATTCTAGTTATACAAACAAATTGAGGATCTTACTAACAACTTAGATATGCACaatctttttctctattttagagCAAGTGTATTTTAGCTATACAAACCAATTGAGGATCTTACGTTAGCAACATGCAATCCGAGGTATTATGGTAGCAACATGCAATCAGATCATGGAGCAACGATGGAGATGTTATGAGTTCGTCAAGACTTCAAGGTGCATATGTCTAGTTGtgtctatctttttctttatctttattGCTTCTAGCATGCATAATATGTAGTTAGGCCTAAACATAGGGGTATAGCTGATgacaataatattttaaatatggGGGAGGAGACAAAATCTCCTCAAAAACTAtggtctgatttttattttcttaaaaatccaCTAAATGAAAAGATCAATTTTAACTTGGTACGGAGTGTGTAGGATTCAacatgtttttaaaaactttgaaGTCTCGTgtggaaattttttaaaactaataCACAACACATGATTCTTTACGTGAAACTCAAAGGGATGAGAGCATATGCTTAAATATGAATAAATGTGTTTGTTTGGCATTGTAACACTCAAAAAAAAGGAGTAGATACATGTGAAGAAGAGAGCTCGTGGTATATCATTGTTTTCAACGTTTTCAAATGCAATTAGATGAAGCAAGGCATTGAACCTATCATGAAATGAGAGCATAAGCTATAGGATCAAAATTGTACGGTATATattatggatgaaaaaaaatagaaaagcagAAATAACAAGTATACcaataaacaaaaacatgaaaaataaaaaactattaaCATTCATCTTCCAAGTCATGTTTTGTTGGACAAGAAAACGATGATACAACTAAACCCATTAAAAACCTTCACATAAGCCTGGATCTCACATTCAAGTGTGAAATAATAATGAATGTATTCTTACATGTCTAAACTTGCATTACATGAAAGCCTTGCAATGTCCTAGCCCTTTTTAGTTGTAGAAAGTTTTTAACAATTGCTTGCTTGCTTATGGACCCAACTGTTTGGGCTATTCAATAGTATGAAGTATGATGATAATATATCTCTACAATTTTGGACATGAGAATTATGACCTTAAGATCATTATACCTCATATCCTCAGTAAACTAGTGTACAATAAGATGGTTGCAATAAATGTATTTCCACACAAGTAAACAACCAAAGGTTCTGCTTTTACTAAGTTACTGACAACAAGCAAGGTATAAATTGATCAAAATGATATATGTATAGGACAAAAAATGTCTTCCACTCTCAAAAACCTGAAAAGTGTATGAAATAAAGGGTATTTAACTTAATAGActttacatacctctaatgtgAGCATCTTATAGATACTATCACCCAAGCCCTTAAATAATAAAATGGGTCCACTCTTGTTTCCTTTAGttatgaagttaaaaatgacATCCATAAGTACTTGAAGAAAATGACGTACAAAAGAACCAACTACTTCCCCAAATCAATGTACCTTAATTTTAGCAAGCTTGCCCATGCAACTGTGGGATTCTCAATGTTCAGTTGCAAATTTATGTTGAGCTTGTTTTGACACTCAGGCCATGAAACACATAGAGACAAAATAGGGAAAATTGGTGGCAAAATAGAACATTgttaattgagagagagagagagagagagagagatagaagggAGGTGAGGGGAGAGACAAATCATGACGATAAGAATAGAGAAGAAACAGATAGCCATAACAACTGAATCACCAACAATgtgaatgagagagaaagagggttttggGGTCCAAGGGGCAAaagagtttttatttttatggtgaaaatataaaggaaaattaattatatttattttaaaaaaaaatatgcacgAGATGTAAACTCTAGGCATCAATTCAAGGAAGCATACACCTGTGGATAGGAGCACCTCACCTTCCAACTTAAGGTgttttagtgaaaaaaaaaagtgttgatGCATATGCTTCATGCTCAAAGCATATATTAGGTATTCTCGAGTAGTGGAATGAGGTTTAACACAATAAGACTATACATaaccacaaatttttcaggACCGATAGCATTGTGAAAGAGAATGAAGTGGACCCTACAGTTGTTTATAAGCGTAGTAGCTGAAGTTGAAATATTATATTGTCTAGACTCTATAGTATTATTTAAGCTTCGTAAGTCAAGTTGAAGTCATGTTTAGTTTAAAGGTGAAGGGTGCccaaaagtgaaaatgaattactgaaaagaaaaaattctctATTTAGAATGTGAAGTTAAAAATCTGTGCAGAATTATATAAGCACAAattgaaggagaaaaatgatATTGTACTTGATTTCCTAAGAATGAAGTGTAAATTattgcaaattttaaaaacatataaaaaaaattgtgtgccATAGATATATAGATTTTTGGTACAATTAATGAATACAATCGCATAAAATCAAATGGACTTGTATCTATGAATTGTCTaatgattttctaaaaagattATAGAGATTGATGTTTGTGAGTGTCATCTCTAAAATCCTTGATGGGATCTTGCTTGTCCACTAATGAGAAACCCAATAGTTTAAGAACATGTTGAATATGCTTAAATTGTGATTTTGAGAAAGTGATTTAGGCTAATTAAGATGTTGTAAAGTAGGTTTTGCAGTGCTTCTAGTTTGTTTaattagtttctttttgttttgcataGTCTTAGTATTTCTTGAGGACTAATGACAACTAAGTATAATGGATTTTGATGATAGATGAGACATACTATTTTTAAACACATTTTCATGtgtttttaatgtcttttattATAGAACTTCCCCCTCAGTGGCCATGATTGCACTGAGGGAGGTTTCGTGAagcttggatttgaatttgagaaAAAACATGGAGTAAATagacaaatcaaaggaaaatatgtgAGAACAGGGCCTTTAGGggcaaaatcatcatttttttaCAGAAAACACTTCAATTTTGTCCCCAAATTCTATCCTAGACTTGGATCCATATCCTGAGGAGTCAAGCCAATATCCCAAATGTGCCATTTATGATTATGTCTTAAAATCTTATAGAAAATAGTTTTAGcaaaacctatgattttaagaGGCAGAACTAGGGCTTGATTTTTCACTGTAATAGATGTTTAGGTGGTTGTACAACTCATGTCCACCTTGAGAGGAAACTCAAAACCCTTGATCTTGCAGGTCTTTCAAGAATATCCTTTGCATCATTCCTTAGAGAAGGAAAACATCTTCtctctattcttttttttttccttgactaCGATCCATGGACCTTAGAGGTTGAAAATATGGAAGATTTCTTCCTTGAATTTGTAAAGAGAAGGTTTTTCTATTGATCAAGATTGGAGAGCATCAGTCTTTTCAACCAATTCTGAAATATCCTTCTTGTTTGGATTATAGGACTTGCATCCACCCCACCTAGGGTTTTTGCATTGTAGTTAGGTAGGCATATTTGCTTTTGGTTCCTACATGTTTCATGTCATATGTGCATGTATTGGGGCAGATTTCCATTGGTTAATTTACTCATAATTTAAGAATCTCATGGCCAATGGCCTATGTATCCAACTGACGGGAAAGATAGATCCAGTCACTTGTTGGCTGGATTCTTCACAAAaacaagtttctttttctttccagcTAACAAAGGTTTGGTTCATATGAGTCGTCTTTATTTTACTGGTTTTTTCCATCTTAGTATTAGGCATTCAATCCCAAGGAGTATATTAGGAGTATAATTACTAGCAATTTGATTGGAAGGTACACCCTTTTAAATTTACTTTCTTCAatcaaaacttcatttttccaCCTTTGCTATGTTGTTTGGGATGAACATATGTCATATAGAGATGCTTCTAGGGTCAGCTTATGCATCGGTCCATATTTGATTATCCTTTGAAATCAATTTCTATCTTGAACAATTATGTTGCCATATCATCTATGCTTTTAGGAGCCAGCTGAGTGGTGGTGATCTCATTTCatggttaattttttaatattgaatcatgttctttctattATTTGTGTCTCTCACCTCTATAAGTGTGTTATAGATCAGGAATATGTTAAGTTTAGAGATCTCTCATAGCTTTATgccaaaaagttttcttttatcattGTCATGTGGGCTTTCCTCTCCTTAACATAACGTTAGTGCTTAGACCTCGTACTCCCAATGATCCAATGGTTGGATAACCCCACTCATATGGGAGATTACAAATGTCTATCTAGTCAAACTTGGATCAAATAATACCCAACACAGTCTAGAGGATAGGTATGaaagaacatgcatgtgaatgaTTCATGGCATCCAAACTAAACAGGAGAGGTAGGAAATTTAAAataaggagaagaaagaagatactCTTAGCATAGGCCAAAAGTTGCAATAGTTGGACTTGAGGAGAGTTGGGGTTTGGCAGCTGAATGTTGGACAAACTAGGTGGGTCCCAAGGGTTTAAATGCCCTTGATATGGTTTGTAGTGCTTAGGAGCTCTGGGGTTCGTAGATTGACTAGTGGTTGGACTTAATTTAGCCTTGGTTGGTCGTGCGTTGAGCAGATGCCCATCATGTGGGCCAAGGAAATCTGTGTGTGGGCATGCCCTCAGGGGAAGACGTGGTTGGGGCCATGGGTTGGCAACGTAAGCATGATAAAATGAATGCCAAGGGTGACCAGCTTTGCAAAGATGGTGTATTCCCAGTTGGATTCCCGTAGTTTCTACTCCTCTAAACTGCAAACGGTGGCATATACGACACTCAAGTTGGAATAAGCAGCCTTGGACCCTGGGGGTGGGTTGAAAGGAGTGGCTTCACCTCCACCTCTCGTGCAGCACCAAGGGTGACCATGGTCCATAACATGAGTTAAAGAGTTCGGAGCCTTCGCAACATTTAGGCCACCATGACTAGAGACAATGGCTCTATGGGTCTAGGGTTGGTCTTGGGATGCTAGCAAGGGGGTAGAACGTAGGGCCAATGCTAGTCAAGCTGCCTAGGCTACGTTTAGGCAATAGACTGGGAAAAAATAATTCAGAGGAGACTCATTGAATGTCGGTGGGCTTGGGATGGATATAATATTTGATGTTTAGGTCTTATATTGAAGGGGGAACCTTACAAACTTAACACTTAGATATCTTCTCTATGTTGGTTAGCTTGTTGTTGGTTTGACAGGGATTTGGATTGATTTTTACTTCATCACATTTGGTTTTAATCTTGTCACCCTGTTTTGAACTCTTATCCAACATATGGTTCAGCTTTGAAATGTTGAATAAAATATTCCCTCTCTATCTCACCCGTTCTTTTTCTTGTATCAAAGACCATAAATTTGTGTTTATAGATGAACTAACTTTGGTTATAGTAAAATCTTGTTACACAAAGAAAGAGGGTGAACAAAAAAGTAGTAGGTAAACAAAAGTTCAAGGAAC harbors:
- the LOC116257435 gene encoding uncharacterized protein LOC116257435 isoform X1; translation: MQYPKLKPQLLRSLIADHLPEANTSSFDPLKLPLLITTIKSHRLLSEHYAGSLDEKLQNDWRAAVSLWIERLLLLSSSELPDKCWVSVSLLGVTCQECSRALFLMSYSSWFDKLLELLKMPSDSHFIKISCCAALSDLFMRLYCFPTYRKEGVSLSNKLIPSALELLTEDAADDMLESAVGLLCNLMNLFPSSFHRHYDNAETVLATMLSRSSAVSKMFAQLLAFLPRAKGDAVSWSQMITKALISINIHLNYVFEGFEDENKGMNIINLLVERGKEPPPPLGGSLEDGGRQAKQKFEKLHIPCACRLIQCCITMLTSPYHVQVSVPVQSLLALVERMLSLDGNDCYASTPVMAITQLEFLFSDLPMLHLSGLDLLDAIITGVRSQLLPATGKIVRLLQSYFQRFSLPSIRAKLYKISKALLMSMNAGMALYFASDIIDNASRDLNHGIQGRGFISFPMLSSKHVTEASNVTKKRKRKLASGGPEDNSNPLQAEVFSDQPNVPFSVLISALQAIEALLMVGGSLRSQSWRPDVDLLLMRVASRACEEGWSYVDSDIIMEDRSFSWADFQLAALKALLASLLSPCTHRPPYLSYGLALFRKGKQEAGTQIADFCAHALLALDSLIHPRSLQLISPPLGGNGDFSQRFDLLVNENRKSHVPFSQEQKSKFPGMNCPSMQKPDKRNLPIDAADIYPDDKLCMGWLADMEENDTDTLYNSEEVQVDCQTESTTFKLNTVEKTQCCLVVDAEGILKENTRNTSLIVVPQTQVAINATAADKSAVEELEGHGLQPPVHMKEGNSGETEGAESKGMEPLKPVSSPSKEAVVSAGVSDIVSEDLFFNRFSSYNSEEFAKQSSDSESLPDIVDGDPDSD
- the LOC116257435 gene encoding uncharacterized protein LOC116257435 isoform X2, translating into MDRALTLALFKRTDKCWVSVSLLGVTCQECSRALFLMSYSSWFDKLLELLKMPSDSHFIKISCCAALSDLFMRLYCFPTYRKEGVSLSNKLIPSALELLTEDAADDMLESAVGLLCNLMNLFPSSFHRHYDNAETVLATMLSRSSAVSKMFAQLLAFLPRAKGDAVSWSQMITKALISINIHLNYVFEGFEDENKGMNIINLLVERGKEPPPPLGGSLEDGGRQAKQKFEKLHIPCACRLIQCCITMLTSPYHVQVSVPVQSLLALVERMLSLDGNDCYASTPVMAITQLEFLFSDLPMLHLSGLDLLDAIITGVRSQLLPATGKIVRLLQSYFQRFSLPSIRAKLYKISKALLMSMNAGMALYFASDIIDNASRDLNHGIQGRGFISFPMLSSKHVTEASNVTKKRKRKLASGGPEDNSNPLQAEVFSDQPNVPFSVLISALQAIEALLMVGGSLRSQSWRPDVDLLLMRVASRACEEGWSYVDSDIIMEDRSFSWADFQLAALKALLASLLSPCTHRPPYLSYGLALFRKGKQEAGTQIADFCAHALLALDSLIHPRSLQLISPPLGGNGDFSQRFDLLVNENRKSHVPFSQEQKSKFPGMNCPSMQKPDKRNLPIDAADIYPDDKLCMGWLADMEENDTDTLYNSEEVQVDCQTESTTFKLNTVEKTQCCLVVDAEGILKENTRNTSLIVVPQTQVAINATAADKSAVEELEGHGLQPPVHMKEGNSGETEGAESKGMEPLKPVSSPSKEAVVSAGVSDIVSEDLFFNRFSSYNSEEFAKQSSDSESLPDIVDGDPDSD